The genomic stretch TAAAAACCTTCTTGGTGTCGGGATCGGCCGACAGCCGGTCCTCCCCAAGCGCGCTGATGATTGGAAAGGCGAGCGGATTGCCCGACGTCGCGATGGTTCCGATCGCTTCCTCGGTATCGGAAAATTCGTCATTGGCGAATTTGGCGACCGCATCCTCGAACGGACCTGCAAACGCCGGCAGCGCGAAGGCGGCGATCAAAAAAACTGAAAGGACAAGCGTGCGAAGACGGTGAAAAACATTGGCAACCACTGGACGACCCCGGCAGAAGGTGGAAGGAGGCGGCAAAATCACCGCCTCCTTCGTTCTCTCGAACTTATGATATCAGGTACCCTGACCGCCGCACTTGTTGGTCTTTGTATTGTAGTTGCCGCACTTCTTGCCAACCCAGTCGCCGATCAGGTCCTTGGAGCCTTCGAGCTCCTTCGACCATGCATCGCCGGCCACCAGGCCCGGGGTCTTCCACACCACGTCGAACTGGCCGTTGGCTTTGATTTCGCCAATGAACACCGGCTTGGTGATGTGGTGGTTGGGGAGCATCTTGGAGACGCCGCCGGTCAGGTTCGGCGCTTCGGTACCGGGCAGTGCGTCGATCACCTTGTCGGCGTCGGTCGACTTCACCTTCTCGACCGCCTTGACCCACATGTTGAAGCCGATGACGTGCGCTTCCATCGGATCGTTGGTGGTGCGCTTCGGGTTCTTGGTGTAGGCCTGCCAGTCCTTGATGAACTTCTCGTTCGCCGGGGTCTTGATCGATTCGAAGTAGTTCCAGGCGGCGAGATGGCCGAGCAGCGGCTTGGTGTCGATGCCGGCGAGCTCTTCTTCACCGACCGAGAACGCGACCACCGGAATGTCGGTGGCCTTGATGCCCTGGTTGCCGAGTTCCTTGTAGAAGGGAACGTTGGCGTCGCCGTTGATGGTGGAGACCACCGCGGTCTTCTTGCCAGCCGAGCCGAACTTCTTGATGTCGGCCACGATCGTCTGCCAGTCGCTATGACCAAACGGCGTGTAGTTGATCATGATGTCTTCCTGCTTGACGCCCTTCGACTTCAAGTAGGCTTCGAGGATCTTGTTGGTGGTGCGCGGATAGACGTAGTCGGTGCCGGCCAGCACCCAGCGCTTCACCTTTTCGTCCTTCATCAGATAGTCGACCGCGGGGATCGCCTGCTGGTTCGGCGCCGCACCCGTGTAGAACACGTTGCGCTCGCTCTCTTCACCCTCGTACTGCACCGGGTAGAATAGGATGTTGTTCAGTTCCTTGAACACCGGGAGCACGGATTTGCGCGACACCGAGGTCCAGCAGCCGAATACGACGGCGACCTTGTCCTTGGTGATCAGCTCACGGGCTTTTTCCGCGAACAGCGGCCAGTTCGATGCGGGATCGACCACGACGGCCTCGAGCTTCTTGCCGAGTAGGCCGCCCTTCTTGTTCTGCTCGTCGATCAGGAAGAGGATGGTGTCCTTCAGCGTGGTTTCGCTGATGGCCATGGTGCCGGAGAGCGAGTGCAGCACGCCGACCTTGATGGTGTCGTCAGCCGCCTTCGCGGGGCCGAACGCGGCCAGGCCCAAAACCAGCCCGGCGGACGCGGCGAGCAAGCCGCGGCGGCTCAGCGCCGCTATATCGTGAGTAAGTTGTGTAAGCATGAAATGTCATCTCCCTGACGCAGGCGTGAAACGCTGCGAAACGGCCCCAACGGCCGCCTGCGTTAACGGAATCGCAAGAACCATGCCACGGCGTGAGGCACATCTAAGCCATTATAACCGTTATGGAATCTTGCTTCTTCGACGGTTTAGTTAGGGGAAATTGCCCAATTATTGAGCTAAAAAAATGTATGCGCAAAAGGCAATCTGTCTATTTTGTAAGCAAACTAGGCAGTTTGGCTAATTTTCCGGCATAGAATTTTTGCGCTGCAGGGCACCAAGCCGCGATCCGTTGGACGCCCAAGGGGCGCAGTTCGGGCTCAATTAACCGGTAAAGCCTTGATTTCCCGATTTACCTTGAAAGCGCCGTGTTCATGTTCCATATGAGCACCGTGACCTAGAGAATCATCAGGTCCTTGCGAGCCGCGTGTTCTGAGCCCGTCCAACGGTTTCTGGCTTGCCCCTTCAGCTAACCAAAACCGACGCCCCAAGCACGCGGGTGTCTCTGACACCCCCTCGCGCGCTCCTGGCTCAAACCGCCGGGCGCCTGCCTTTTGTAATGGAAAGAACCCCTCTTTTGACCTCCTTTCAGGATTTCGGCCTCGCCGATCCAATTTCGCGTGCACTCAAGGAAGAAAATTATCTCACGCCCACGCCGATCCAGGCACAAACCATCCCCATCGCATTGACCGGCCGTGACGTGGTCGGCATCGCCCAGACCGGCACCGGCAAGACCGCAGCCTTTGCGCTGCCGATCCTGCACCGCATCCTAGAGAACCGTATCAAGCCGCAGCCCAAGGCCTGCCGGGTGCTGGTGCTCTCGCCCACCCGCGAATTGTCGAGCCAGATCCTCGACAGCTTCAATGCCTACGGCCGCCATATCCGCCTCACCTCGGCGCTGGCGATCGGCGGCGTGCCGATGGGCCGCCAGGTCCGCTCGGTGATGCAGGGCGTCGAAGTCATGGTGGCGACCCCCGGCCGCTTGCTCGACCTCGTGCAAAGCAACGGGCTCAAGCTCGGCCAGGTAGAGTTCCTGGTGCTCGACGAAGCCGACCGCATGCTCGACATGGGCTTCATCAACGACATCCGGAAGATCGTCGGCAAACTGCCGACCAAGCGGCAGACGCTGTTCTTCTCGGCCACCATGCCCAAGGATATCGCCGAACTCGCCGAAGCGATGTTGCGCGATCCGGCCCGGGTCGCGGTGACGCCGGTGGCCTCGACGGTGGAGCGCATCACCCAGCGCATCCTCCAGGTCGATTTCTCGGCCAAGCCGGCCATCCTGGCGCAGCTCTTAAAGCAGGAACCGGTCAATCGCGCCCTGATCTTCACCCGCACCAAGCACGGCGCGGACAAGGTGGTGAAGGGCCTCGAACGAGCCGGCATCCGCGCCAACGCCATCCACGGCAACAAGTCGCAGAACCACCGCGAGCGCGTGCTGGCGGCGTTCCGCACCGGCGAGATCCGCACCCTCGTCGCAACCGACATCGCCGCCC from Bradyrhizobium sp. Ash2021 encodes the following:
- the urtA gene encoding urea ABC transporter substrate-binding protein, yielding MLTQLTHDIAALSRRGLLAASAGLVLGLAAFGPAKAADDTIKVGVLHSLSGTMAISETTLKDTILFLIDEQNKKGGLLGKKLEAVVVDPASNWPLFAEKARELITKDKVAVVFGCWTSVSRKSVLPVFKELNNILFYPVQYEGEESERNVFYTGAAPNQQAIPAVDYLMKDEKVKRWVLAGTDYVYPRTTNKILEAYLKSKGVKQEDIMINYTPFGHSDWQTIVADIKKFGSAGKKTAVVSTINGDANVPFYKELGNQGIKATDIPVVAFSVGEEELAGIDTKPLLGHLAAWNYFESIKTPANEKFIKDWQAYTKNPKRTTNDPMEAHVIGFNMWVKAVEKVKSTDADKVIDALPGTEAPNLTGGVSKMLPNHHITKPVFIGEIKANGQFDVVWKTPGLVAGDAWSKELEGSKDLIGDWVGKKCGNYNTKTNKCGGQGT
- a CDS encoding DEAD/DEAH box helicase, producing the protein MERTPLLTSFQDFGLADPISRALKEENYLTPTPIQAQTIPIALTGRDVVGIAQTGTGKTAAFALPILHRILENRIKPQPKACRVLVLSPTRELSSQILDSFNAYGRHIRLTSALAIGGVPMGRQVRSVMQGVEVMVATPGRLLDLVQSNGLKLGQVEFLVLDEADRMLDMGFINDIRKIVGKLPTKRQTLFFSATMPKDIAELAEAMLRDPARVAVTPVASTVERITQRILQVDFSAKPAILAQLLKQEPVNRALIFTRTKHGADKVVKGLERAGIRANAIHGNKSQNHRERVLAAFRTGEIRTLVATDIAARGIDVDGISHVVNFDLPNVPETYVHRIGRTARAGAEGVAISLIAGAEEMGYLRDIEKLIRIALPREDRRTPGSRDAAPAAAPRQHRGGRSAPRAHNVRGQDSRSHDSRSKDSRSQEPRSHEPRSHESAPGSKGPRRHGRGGGNNAAPQAPRHESPRPAQGGKSESIQGVAFLHRESRPNTQPNRTHRPQR